The following are encoded in a window of Nitrospinota bacterium genomic DNA:
- a CDS encoding carbohydrate porin: protein MNRKSLLILSCLIAFSLIFPGLTYSADDEGGEESSSTLLEILNKKGIVSNEELKVLNKSEGSWFDTIELSGGITSGMQGTSGNSDTVTGTSDGTNYSFSLDIGIDAELEPGHTVSVALESGEGEGIGAALPDGALGPNYDPANSNMDGAQVVTVAQAFYEGSFFDGKFVFDLGKMDLHSLYDENNFAGDETAQFMNGIFCRLTGTLYPELEWYYSPGMRFFFAPVDLLEVSYVLGNSKWEDFGSNLFQVVQLNLKPNLFGKEGNYRVYYIMDDTLRTQTVVDPGDPAATIDMLLPATKTADGSRAVNTGFGVSIDQYIMEGVGLSIRYGSQDKAIDQNGAVSAMTFGILVEGGIWGMDDDSFGFAYGSLTSNDKTNGSVMLDATGEPYTGQTAIEIFYHWQVKEKIGITPDIQMISNMPRADAASITVFGLRGQFDF, encoded by the coding sequence ATGAATAGAAAATCTTTATTAATACTTTCCTGTTTGATCGCTTTTTCACTCATATTTCCCGGCTTGACTTATTCCGCCGATGATGAGGGGGGCGAAGAAAGTTCTTCCACACTCTTGGAGATACTAAACAAAAAGGGGATCGTCTCAAACGAAGAATTGAAGGTCCTTAATAAAAGCGAAGGTTCATGGTTCGATACGATTGAACTTTCGGGCGGGATCACATCAGGCATGCAGGGAACATCTGGAAACAGCGACACGGTCACCGGAACGAGCGATGGCACCAATTACTCTTTCTCTCTCGACATCGGTATTGATGCAGAGCTTGAGCCGGGGCATACCGTTTCCGTAGCGCTTGAATCGGGCGAAGGTGAAGGAATCGGCGCGGCGCTCCCGGACGGCGCTTTGGGCCCTAATTACGACCCTGCAAATTCAAATATGGATGGCGCTCAGGTTGTCACCGTTGCGCAGGCGTTCTACGAAGGCTCGTTCTTTGACGGCAAATTCGTTTTCGATCTGGGCAAAATGGATCTCCACTCGCTGTATGACGAGAACAATTTTGCCGGGGACGAAACGGCGCAGTTCATGAACGGAATATTTTGCAGGCTCACCGGCACCCTCTACCCGGAGCTTGAGTGGTACTATTCGCCCGGGATGAGGTTCTTCTTCGCGCCGGTTGATCTCCTTGAAGTTTCGTATGTGCTTGGTAACTCCAAGTGGGAAGATTTCGGGTCAAACCTTTTCCAGGTCGTACAGCTGAACCTGAAGCCGAACCTCTTCGGCAAGGAGGGGAACTACCGCGTCTACTACATAATGGACGACACGCTACGAACGCAGACCGTTGTTGATCCAGGCGATCCGGCCGCAACTATTGATATGCTTCTCCCTGCAACAAAAACCGCCGATGGAAGCAGGGCTGTAAATACCGGTTTCGGCGTGAGCATCGACCAGTACATCATGGAAGGTGTCGGCCTCTCCATACGCTACGGCTCGCAGGACAAGGCGATTGATCAAAACGGCGCGGTAAGCGCTATGACGTTCGGCATTCTTGTCGAAGGTGGCATCTGGGGGATGGATGACGATTCATTCGGCTTCGCCTACGGTTCGCTAACCAGCAACGATAAAACGAACGGTAGCGTGATGCTGGACGCCACCGGAGAGCCATATACCGGTCAGACAGCCATCGAAATTTTCTACCACTGGCAGGTCAAGGAAAAGATCGGGATTACCCCCGATATCCAGATGATAAGCAATATGCCGAGGGCCGACGCTGCGAGTATTACCGTATTCGGATTGCGCGGACAGTTTGATTTCTGA